The Pseudoalteromonas ulvae UL12 DNA window GCAGGGTTTTTACTTTTAAGGGAAGACTATGACTGACACTAATAAACCCAATGGTGGTGGTATTGAGCGTATTATTAAAGCTACTTACTGCTCGTACTTAGGATTTAAAGCTGCTTTTAAAGAAGAGGCTGCTTTTAGACAAGAGCTAGGGTTAACTCTGATTTTATTTCCAGTGTCTTTTTGGTTAGCTGATGGAGTGCTACATTGGGCTGGCTTAGTGGTAACACTTTTATTGGTATTAATAGTCGA harbors:
- a CDS encoding diacylglycerol kinase, with product MTDTNKPNGGGIERIIKATYCSYLGFKAAFKEEAAFRQELGLTLILFPVSFWLADGVLHWAGLVVTLLLVLIVEMLNSAIEALTDRVGTERHVLSGRAKDMGSAAVTLALTVVAIVWGASLYLKLL